The Macadamia integrifolia cultivar HAES 741 chromosome 4, SCU_Mint_v3, whole genome shotgun sequence genome contains the following window.
cATCTCAGCTAGCATGTAATTAGAGTCTCATTAAAAGACAACGTACTTACCACCATTAAATTGGATTTCGCAAATTTTAACTGGAATTTTTGTAGACGACGGATCTCAGCACAACAGTAGGATTCCTCCCTTGTCACTAAGCAGTTACAGGTCCAAGTCAGAAAACAATGTCTCTCTCCAAACTATATAATTAGGTATTTGAAGGATTTAATAGACAAGACTGGAAGACTTTAGAGCTCCTGTACCAGGCCAAAGTGGTCCAAGACCCAGCCAACGTGCCTGATCACAAGTAAATTGGGCAGGCAATGCCCAAATGTACAAATAGATTAAGGTTTGGAATTTGCAACCGGTTGGTGGGTCTACCCcaataaactctctctctctctctctctcatactttGGTTTGATGATTGGGGAGATGTGCGTGAGCCGTCCACCACCTTTAATTTTATGAACTGAACTGCATGCGCATGAACCCAAATTTTAGTGGAAGAAGGAAGCTAAAAACAGAAAAGCTAAAGCTGTAGCCTCCTAAATCTTAATCGAATTAATGACATTCTTATTATTCTCCTGCCCTCACTCTTGACCTTTTACACCTTCATTCAGACCATTGAGACCTTCCTATTTTTATATGGAAAAGCTGATTTGCCGGGGCACTAACTCCACCAAGAGGCCCCCCTCTTTTTCTAGTTTGAATTACATCAATCAGAGATGAAAAGTGAAACGCATGATGGCCCACTTTTGCAGTAGCCTTCTGAGCATTTCTTGGCACACAATACAGAATTCTGATCCTCCCCATGGAAAGAGAGTAGTGTTAAGTTGATGGTGTATCAAAAAACAACCTCTAGGACAAAAATCTCAATGCCGGGCTATCACTAAGATACCTTCAATGAGAAAGATCagaagtttcaaaatttcagcttTCCTTGGAGCCTCAGAAGCAAATGAGTCCACTGACTGGGGCTCCTGAAATCACCAAGAAAATGCATTTAAACCCATATTAGCCACCAGGAACTTGGAATAATTTCTGACAAATGATATCCATCAAATAAGAACTCAGCAATGGCTTTCACGTGTTTCTTAAATCTGAACCTCAAATTCACCACTTAGACTAGCAACCATCATTTCGGACATAAGGAGTTCCAAAATCCTGACAATATCAGACAAATGTGAGTGGCTCCCGTCAGAATAGAAAGAATGGACTTGATTCCTCACCTCAATCCAACTACACCCACCAATCTTCTTCAATCCCTTCTCCCTCATTAATTTTCTCACTCTTGAAACATCACTCCATCTCTCAGCCGAAGCATATATATTTGACAGCAAGACATAACCAGCTGAGTTCTCCTCCAACAATTCCCAGATCTTCTTAGCAGTCCTTTCTGCTATCTCCTCATTCTTATAAACACTACAACCACTCAATAGAGCAGCCCATGCATTAGCTTCAGGTTGAAATGGCATCGctttaatgaaattttcagCCTCTCTAAGGTGCCCTGATCGTGCCAGCAAATCAACAATGCAGGTATAGTGTCTACCAGTTGGCTTTATACCATAGACCTTTTCCATTGACTCAAAGTACTTGAACCCTTTCTCAACCAATCCAAAATGAGAACAAGCAAAAAGAACAGCTAAGAACATAAGCCCAGAAGGAGCCACATTCGATGTTCTTTCCATTTCATCAAACAGATTAAGAGAGTCCTCTGCAAGCCCATTATCTGCAAGCCCTTGAATCATTGCAGTCCAAGAGACCTCATTCTTCTCAGGCATTTTATTCAAAACCTGCTTGGAGCTTTCTATGTCCCCAGACTTTGCATACATATCAGTAAGTGCAGTCCCCACGAAGAGCTCATACTGAATCCCAAGTTTGATAATCTTCCCATGAAGGTTCTTGCCTTTCTCTAGGCAGGCCAAGCTTGAACAAGCACGCAAGACACTGGAGAATGTAGATTCGTTTGGAGTTTCTCCTGACAACAACATCTGATTGAAAACCTCCAACACCTCATGACAGTGTTCGTTTTGTACATAACCAGAAATCATTGTATTCCAGGAGATACTATTTCTCCTAGGGATCTGCTCAAACAACTCCTTAGCTTCCTCTAGTTGACCATTTAAACCATACCCTGCAACCATAGAGTTCCAACATACCAAGTTCTTCTCTGAAATCAATTCAAAGACAAGACGTCCATCTGCAGTCTGCCCACATTTGCAATACATGTCAATCAGAGGGCCACCTATAAAGACATTcctttcaattccaattttgaTAACATCTCCATGAATGCTTGTCCCTAGACGCAAACACTCAATGCTACCCAACGCACTAAGAATGCTAGAATAACAAGAGAGATTTGGTCGAAATCCATCACGAAGCATGTCAACAAAGAGTTTCAGTGCTTCTTTGGCATCCCCTCCTTGGCTATACCTTGCAATCATTGCACTCCAAGAAACTTCGTTTCTCTCAGGCATCTCATCAAAAATCCGACGAGCTTCTAACATATCCCCCATCTCAACATATAAATCGAGGATCGCAGTCCAAGAAATTACGTCTCTGCTTTCCATCCGATCGAAAACTCTCCATGCCAAGTCAAACTCACCCATCCTTACGTAAAATGTGATTAGAGCATTACAAACAGATAAATTGTCCTCAAAACCCAATTTAACAATCAATCCCAAAATATTCCGGCCTAATTTAAGATCACCCAACCCAATGCAAGCTCCAAGAATGGAAGTAAAGGTCACATTGTTTGGCTTGGTTCCATGCTCAAGcattttgcagaaaaaattcAAGGCTTCAACATTTGACCCATCCCGAACAAAACCGCTGATTACTGCAGTCCAAGAAACTACATTCTGAAATGGGTTCCTCTCGAAATACCACAATGAATCATCCACTCTTCCAAATTGCATGAACCCCGCAATCAATGCAGTCCAGGTGACCTCGTTTCTCTCAGGCATTTCATCGAACAACTGAAGAGCTGCTTGTAGATTGCCCTGCTGGACTCGAGCCGTGATCATACAATTCCAAGCAACAATATCAAACCCACCAAATTCTCTAAGTATCTCCTCAACGTCAACATTTATCTTGCAATTCAAGTACATGATAAGGAGCTTGACGCTTATATATCGATCTGACGAGATGCCCATTTTGATAAAATGCCCATGAAATGCTCTCCCTTCTCTGATAAAGCCATGAGTGGAAAGGATCTTTAAGACAGAAACACAAGTTTCTGCATAAGCTACGAAAGCTGTTCTGGGATTGATGCCAATGAGACTAGCGATTGTTTTTTCCAGTTTGTTGGTTACAGAAGTATTTAATGTACTTGACGAGAAATTGGGCAGAAATTGGTGAGGAAACAACCCAAATTTCTGCCATGTTCCTTGATGAAGCTTCcgggaaaatggaaaatatctCAAACTGACTTTCATAACAAAACCGCATCCTGCTCTACATAGGTCCTCTCTGTTTCGCTGTATTTAGACTTCGAACCACACTGGTGACTGGAAAAGAGGGTATCAATTCAGCACCGAAATcgcaaaaccaaatcgaatcgaatcgggttggttttgatttcaaactCTAATAAttagtttggtttcaattttaaccGAAAACCATTAGTTGTAAACCGATTAAACCGTTAAATCAGTAAATAGAATAAATGGATCCCTGATGCTGGAGGAGATCCAAATCCTTCGTACAAATTAGTAAACCAGCGTTAAAGGAAACCCTGccttaaaaagaaataaattatcaCTTTTAAAAACAAACGTATATAATAGACTAAATTAATGATTAATTTCTCATAAAAGAGAGCATCATCAAATGGAAGCCCTTTGGATTCCCAATTGAGCTGCCACATAGAACATTCTTTGGTCGCTAAGGTCTACTACTAAGGACTAAATCGAAGGTGGCCCAAGTAAGCCATGAGGAACATGGGTTGACTAGATTATtaaataataaagtaaaaaaaaagggaagagttGTATGGGGAATTGGGGATCGAGTTGCAGGTTTGTATGAAAGAACCATAACTGAAGCTTCAAAGTCAGTCCACCTTCATCTCCTTCTAGTCTTTTTATAATCATTGACCTTCCTTTAAATTCCATAATATGAATCTATATTCCCAGAGAAGGATTCAAAATAAGCTTCCTATCATTGAATCCTTCGTCGTAACTCGTAAGACTAGtcttccaaaaaaagaaaaaagtagttCAAAATCTTGAGATGGCTTTTGTAGTCAGCATCCACGGTTCGCTATtctggtccttttttttttggcaccaTCTGCCAATTCTTAAGTCTGAGATTAAATAATCAAGGTCTTCCACCTCTTTCAATTCTAGCTTGTCCAATCATGGAGCTCTCTGAAATTCCATACAACCAAAGAAAGAATTTAAAGTAGGCTTGTCTTCTATGACCAAATTCATGAGCCTTGACTTCAGAGACTAGCTAAGATACTCTTTGTGTAAGATCAATCTCTAATTATCAAATGGGTCTTTCGGTTGGAATTAGATCCTCTTTAGTGCTACAAGTTCTAGAGCAAGTCCAAGAGTTAGGAGCACCTTGAGTTTCATGTCTAAGAGTTCCAAACCCTTGGATCTATGCTACATATGCCCTATAGCACTACAAAGGACCCCAATAGCTTCCGACTCAGGGGTGACCATGAAAATGggaatccatttattggagTGAAGTAGATGCATTACGGAATATGTAGACTCAACTTGTAATTTACCACATGGGAACTCTCACAGGATAAAATATTGTAAATAAATAGAACCCAACACTACCCTCCCTCAAATCAAAGTTTTAGCCCATATGAATAAGCTCGTCAAGTGATAAAATAAAACTTTGAAAATCATATGGAGGAGAAAATCTAATAAAAGAACGGGTGGTTGAAACTTAAACATAACAGAAAATCACCAATGTATGGGTAGATAAATGATTTTTCAACATTGCAAAAGTGGTATGATATCTAGACTATTTCCTagctatatttttttcttttaaacttttTTCTTTGACAAAAAGTCTACACTTTAGGTTGAATTAGTGCATGGTGGTGGTTCACCCAATTgagtttttttcattctttcttttttctttaaatggTGGGGGTGGGATGCTGTATGAGATGTGTGGGTTATAGCTATAGATTAAATAGCTCATGGCAAGTCTTGCTACAGAAGTACAAAAGGAAGCTTGACTTGAATGTGCAATTCCTCATTAGAAGATGACCATGGAGCTCCTCATCCCATCTCAGGTAATAGGAACATTTGTAGCCTTATTCTTTGTGTATTACTTTTTATGCAGATCTCACAAAACCAAGGGaggaaggagggaagccccaACACCATCTGGTGCCTTGCCACTTACTGGTCATCTCCATTCGCTTGGAGGACAAAAACCACTTCCACGAATGCTTGGAGCTATGGCCGACAAGTATGGTCCGGCCTTCATGATCAGACTCGGCGTACATCGGTCCCTAGTTGTTAGCAGTGCAGAGATGATCAAGGACTGCTTCACCACCAACGACAGGGCTTTAGCCACACGCCCTCGTTCCGCTGCAGCCAGGTGCTTGGGGTACCACTATGCCGTACTTGGGTCCTCACCTTATGGGTCATATTGGCGTGAGATGCGTAAGATGTCAACTGTTGAGCTACTTTCTAAAATACGTCTTTACAAGCTCAGGCATGTAAGGATATCTGAAGTAGACATATCCATCAAAGAATTGTACTCAGTTTGGGCCAAGAACAACAGTGACCGACCTATAAAGGTGGAGATGAAGCAGTGGTTTGAACAGCTTACTTTCAATATCATCACCAAACTAATTGCTGGGAAACGTTATTATGGGAACATTGGTGCTGGATGTGAGGTTGAGGCTCAAAGATTCCGGAAAGCAATTGCTCAAATCATGTATCTAAGTGGGTTCTTTGTTGCATCCGATGCAATACCCAATTGTGAATGGTTGGACCTGGGAGGACACGTGGGAGCCATGAAATCTGCTGCTAAGGAACTAGACTCTCTAATTGGAAATTGGCTGGATGAAAATCGTCTTAGCAGGATCCATAAGACGCCATTGTCTCGGGATGAAGAAGAGCTGGACTTCATTGATGTGAGGACAATTTGATGTCTGGTTACGACCGTGACACTGTCATCAAGGCAAGTGTACTGGTATGTACCTTTCAATTTGATTTACATCTGTGGTTCTTGGCTTATAAGTTGCAACCATGGCTAGGACTCAACCTTCCTCTGTTCATTCACTATACGCAGCAACTCATCGCCGGTGGCTCCGAAACCACCTACCTCACCTTGACATGGGCACTTTCTTTGCTATTGAACAGTCGCCAAGTGCTGAAAAGGGCTCAAGAAGAGCTGGATGTCCATGTTGGCAGAGAGAGACCAGTTGAAGAATCAGACATGAAGAACCTGGTGTACCTCCAGGCCATTGTAAAGGAAACTTTGCGGCTATACCCTCCTGCACCCTTATCAGTACCACACCAAGCCATGGAAGACTGAAGTGGGGGGTTATGTTGTCCCTAAGGACACACTTTTGTTTGTGAACTTATGGAAGCTGCATCGGGACCCTCATGAATTCAAACCAGAGAGGTTTCTCACTACACATACAGAAGTTGATGTTATGGGTCAAAACTTTGAGTTCATCCCTTTTGGATCTGGCATCAGATCATGCCCAGGTATCGCATTTGCCAAGCACATCTTGTACTTGACTCTTGCTCATCTGCTACAAGGATTCAATTTTGAGACCCCTTCACAGCAACCTGTAGACATGACTGAAGGCTTAGGCCTCTCCTTGCCCAAAGCAACCCCATTGGACATCCTTCTCACCCCACGCCTTCCTTCTAAGCTTTTCCTATGATCAGAATGATGTCAGTAAAGATTGAATACTGAGTCGAGTTCAAGAAGTGAGTGAGCTATATTTCTAATCCTTATTCTTAGGTTTGGATCCAAtctaagcttttttttttttttggtaccagTGCCCAACAAAGACTCGGGCCAAACTCAAGTAAACTCTTATAGTGTAACCTTAGCCAGACATCTAAATTCAATTTTGACATCAATGAGTTTCAGGGCTTCAAATACATACCCACCTTGGCTACATCTTGCAATCATTTCCACTTGGTGCAAGTGAGTCAAGCTAACCAACTGCTtacattttttactttttttccttATGGAGATTTCATGAAAACTTTGTAGTTTGCATAATTCAATAGTCATGCCTACTTGGTATTGCTTGTTCCTTGAATTATTCAACTTCAATGAATTGGTGATCGATCAGGTTtgatatttgtttctttttcttctgcttTTGATAGTCAAGTGAGTTGtgtttgatgaagatgaaatcATCTACTTTCTGATTCACAACTCATATAATTCATAACCTACTCACCAAGTATTCATGTTATATTGTCTATAACTCAACTTTGAAAAGGACTAATTCCTTGCCTCTAAGAATGAAATAAAGGTCTATTGGCTACTTAGAATACCTTGTAGATTGAATAGAACCGATGCTATAGAAAAATTACAGGTACAAGGGGAAGGTGGGGTTCTAGAATATTGAACATAGAGAATCACCTTGGGGAAGGAAGGTCAGAAATGGGTTATCTAATTTACATCTCCTGTTGCTATTGCTATTGAATTAATACAAGAAGGCTTGTGGGATTTATCAACTAATGGTAAGATTCATTCATATATGTTGTTTCCCTTGCTATTAGAATTGTGGTTTTTCTATGTTTGTGGTTGTTTGGAATTCATGGTTCATTCTACTTACTTCTCATGGTCTCATGGTATCTGTTAATGGTATTTGTTGATTTAATATTCATTACATGGTTGTTACTTAATGGATAACTGAATGTATGTAATAGGTTTTATTTACAAATGTTTGTATCATATTCAGAAGATGAActttgttatttccttttttagtgTTCAGTATTTTTTAAcccagtatgctaactttttaCGCTAACTCATAATGTCTAGCTgttatgtctggaagtagtatccctactgttaagtggtcagaacttgagaccactgttttcattgaGGCAATGAAAAAAGCTGTAAAAAATGGACACAAATCCAGTAATTCATTTAATAAAACTAGATAGGAAGACATTATAAAGCAATTTAAGAAGGCTTTAAATCGtacagttgggagagaacaattacgcaacaagatgaacaagttgaaacacgagtaccaacaattcaagagactacTTGACACAagtggatttgggtggaactcaatgacaaaatcagtcacagttgatgatgagtctgtatgggatagggcaatacatGTACTATAGATCTCActagctagttgaattatttcaaaattagattgcAATGAATAGTACTTTATACTAGTGATACAATGACTGTGtatgcaggcaaatccaggttggttgaaatacaagaagtatggactaaacaactGGCCAAATTTGAGCATGATATTTGGGGATGCCTATGCTAGAGGAAACTTAGGGGTTGACAGTGCTAAAGATTTGGATTACATCGAAGCTAATAATagtgttgatattgagcaagttTTTGAATCTCCTAGTACCCCGGTGTACTTGGGCATAACTGACCCCTTCTATGAGGATActcatactccaactcagaccaccacaaaacgaaatcttgataggacacccacggaacaaagaaaaaagagcgccAATAAGAGAGATAGCTACGTCAAGGACTcgtatgggaagtatttatccattaaaTTGAGAAAGCATCAAGTACTCctgttacatctcctgttcATGGTGGGAAAGGTGCATCTCATCCTCGAGATTTCaatgtgagtgcatgtgaggcggtATTATCCTCCATACCAGATATGTCAAAGGAGACATACttgaaggccaccagtcgtatgtgtGCTGATCCTAGTTGGTGGGAGTTCTTTGTTTGTGCAGAGCATGTTAAGAGGAACTGGCTTTTAGATGCCTTAGAGTAGTTTAGGGGCAACGGGCCCTTTGTCTAATTCTAATGTTGATACTAATTTTGATGATTGTGTTTGAATattacttttgataattttggattcaagATAATACTTTCGATGATGGCTACttgtgttttatttcttttgttttttttttttttttttattgatgtgtgtaatgttgaacatgtgttttGGATTGAGACAATGTGTCAGATTGTCATGTTTTACAgttatttgtttgaaattgaGAAGTAGTTGTCaatttattgcagttatgtcaaatgcattatgtgaaacttctagtgatgaagaagatataatCATTCACATGGAaatggaattactgagtgaAGTTGTATATATTCGAGAACCATGTAAGGATAGTGTATTTCCAGGTGTTGTCATGATGTATGAGatattgaatgggcatgccaatagatgctatgaagagtttaggatggaacgtcatatcttcctcaacctatgtgattatgttagacatagggggtggttgaaagacacgaccaacatccgagtggataAGCAGCATGGAATGTTCCTAttgattgttgggaagggttcaagaaatagggacacccaaaatcatttcaaccactctagagaaacagttagtcgaacattcaatgagtgatcctcgattgagttttccacATCCACTTCCAAATATTAACTTTATATtagccaatctggatttttgatACCATTTAGGGCTGAGAGATACCATTTAGCGGACTACAAAgggcgtagaagatccccaagaacagtaaaagagttgttcaattatagacattcatcacttcggaatgtcATTGAATGTACATTTGGgttattgaagaacaaatttcaaattttcaggCTAATGCACCaattcccagtgaaagctcaAGCATCAGTcgtactggcatgttgtgggctacacaactatattcgagaagagcatattgctaATGCTGAATTCGTGGGGATGAGTGATAATTTAAAAGttcagaagatgacttgaatccgccacatgaagatttcgttgatcattctataGCACAATCTAGTCAACAAAATAGGGTAAAGGAaatgaatgccactaggctaagaattacaaatgtaATGGCTGGACAGCAAAGGATGCTataactagttgaaaactaaaaccgataactattttgacaaaactgaaaacctaaattgatgtttcaagtggtgtagtacttgttttatgttacgtttatatatgtggtacaagttgatatattattatgaatgtcatatatttggatgctatattaacttctttgatatttaaattactgttacagatgacttcttctatgccctcactcataatagcaaattgtgaaatttacAGGAAAAGTTATGATAAATATACAACCAAatcgggtaaaaatattggaagagaattttttaaGTGTCAaaattcatgtaattttttcatgtgggtggaccaactacatttatgtagatgtggtaaaggtcaatgcaaagtacgaactgcgatgaaaggtccaaacaagggacagtattttctatgttgcccaaattcaactagggtaatttatttctatgattgatctatacctatagataattttagatttttttaaatttcaacgaccctaattacatctattatttgatataggctgataaccgtggatgtggtatgcttgtatggttgaaagatgaaatgcATATCTCTActatacaacatacattatgttcataaagctcaacatcaacatcatccacaccactGTCCAtttcgaacgagtacatgaaaaGATATCTGGAAGGGACTTTTAAAGGATTAGaagaccaaacaaataagatgaaagacatcctccatgcattcaagtctttagacttggacaaaaagtgaaaatttgggaaattatgtaataattaacttggacaaagcattgttaattctgtattttattcatccttttgaaactatgttttttttagttggtaaGGATTTGTATGCTTGttgtattttaatgttatttctgtaattgttgacttaaaagaaaagaaatgagaaaaaaaaaaacatttctaaaACAGGCATTACCAAACAATAGAACTATCGTTTTtttgttctgaaactgttctagaaacaggttcaccaaacagcCTTAAATCGTTAAAAAACaacgttttgacacagaaactgaaattttcatttttgacacgaaatggagtttctggaacagaaacgataccaaagtTCCTGATATTATTCCCTTCATATCAACAAAGACGACTCGATTGGACTGCCCACATGAACAGGCTGGTGGGAAGATGACTCTCCTTTGTTTTGGAAGTTTATCTAGTAGTTAGCACGTTCATTTATGGTTGCAGTATTAAATTAATGCACTGGAACTAATGAATTGATTAATGGTTCGTTCTACCATTTCCACCCAATAAATCAATCAATAGGATTTGTTCTCAAAAGAATCTTCTACCGTCATATGTTTCGAACCACCAGTGTGAAATCCAATACTATACTCAAATGAATGATCCTCCATCCAGCTTTGCCATCCAATTCTATCTCATATCATCTATGGAGTGTGGGGATCACACATGGCTATAGGTatcttgagatccttttccgaCTGTACTCTCCAACTCCATCTTAcacctaagggtgtcaacttaaaattgaaatcgaaataaaccgtttaaaacataatcaaaatgaatcaatttaattggtttggtttcgatatcaaaagttaatttttttttggatttggttCGAAAgttagaatcttgaattttgttcaatttcaattttgatttcatgattAAAACCGTTGAACCAAATTGAATTATCTATTTTCAAACCGAACAAGAGGTCAAGtaaaaatatattctttttaCCATTTCAATCGATGTGGATGATatacttcattatttttttaatctttgataAAAGTTTGATGAACCATGAACCTAACatataagaatttttttgttgctactaaatatgaaaaaaattagcccaaaaaattaaaataagacaTAAACTTAATGAAAtcgaaaaaaaatcaaaatcaaatcgattctatattagttttgaaaatgtgttcttattatttatttggtcCGGTCTTACTCAAACTATCAGGGGATGTGGGGACCGTACCTCAATGTTGC
Protein-coding sequences here:
- the LOC122075418 gene encoding pentatricopeptide repeat-containing protein At2g13600-like, which translates into the protein MKVSLRYFPFSRKLHQGTWQKFGLFPHQFLPNFSSSTLNTSVTNKLEKTIASLIGINPRTAFVAYAETCVSVLKILSTHGFIREGRAFHGHFIKMGISSDRYISVKLLIMYLNCKINVDVEEILREFGGFDIVAWNCMITARVQQGNLQAALQLFDEMPERNEVTWTALIAGFMQFGRVDDSLWYFERNPFQNVVSWTAVISGFVRDGSNVEALNFFCKMLEHGTKPNNVTFTSILGACIGLGDLKLGRNILGLIVKLGFEDNLSVCNALITFYVRMGEFDLAWRVFDRMESRDVISWTAILDLYVEMGDMLEARRIFDEMPERNEVSWSAMIARYSQGGDAKEALKLFVDMLRDGFRPNLSCYSSILSALGSIECLRLGTSIHGDVIKIGIERNVFIGGPLIDMYCKCGQTADGRLVFELISEKNLVCWNSMVAGYGLNGQLEEAKELFEQIPRRNSISWNTMISGYVQNEHCHEVLEVFNQMLLSGETPNESTFSSVLRACSSLACLEKGKNLHGKIIKLGIQYELFVGTALTDMYAKSGDIESSKQVLNKMPEKNEVSWTAMIQGLADNGLAEDSLNLFDEMERTSNVAPSGLMFLAVLFACSHFGLVEKGFKYFESMEKVYGIKPTGRHYTCIVDLLARSGHLREAENFIKAMPFQPEANAWAALLSGCSVYKNEEIAERTAKKIWELLEENSAGYVLLSNIYASAERWSDVSRVRKLMREKGLKKIGGCSWIEVRNQVHSFYSDGSHSHLSDIVRILELLMSEMMVASLSGEFEVQI